A single genomic interval of Halalkalibaculum roseum harbors:
- a CDS encoding polysaccharide biosynthesis protein, with product MSQKKVDLETYKDEYRYSKYINRFTRGIFFLLGDSVSLLLASIIAFLTLSPFSGAERPFPILHTSIITASIIVGLTAFRMYKATWRYVSLRDLVRIICGITIGGLGSLGIASAFFTIGNFEIAFTVLVAITAILFIGGFRISKRMYFELVDSPKKETKYTVIFGGKSEGEQILRDIIKNEQWNFSVHAIFDDRVMSGLSLHGVKILGGKDEMIEYIKKNPVEQLIVAFPEYPKKNLKGIIDQIKEFKPDLIIKILPSFHSLTDDPVGFEHIRDISIEDVLGREPVKIDMDTIKASIDGKTVMVTGGGGSIGSELVRQCANLRPSMLIALDVDETELFHIENEFKGRETEVIPCVASVADYQKMNQLLARYKPQVIFHAAAYKHVPMMESFPEEAIKVNVGGTQTIASLACKHQVEKFIMVSTDKAVNPTNVMGATKRVAEEICMAYNENFTTKFVSVRFGNVLGSRGSVVPLFIEQIKRGGPITVTDPEMKRYFMTIPEAVLLVMQAGSMGSGGEVFVLDMGEPVKIMDMAKDLIRLHNLEPDKDIEIEISGLRPGEKLYEELLNAEEGVMDTEHKEIFKAICSRQFTHEELEEKIDEIFDLFIEEGNENSIRRLLKSIVPTYSYKDVRKTNGKITGSKQILVD from the coding sequence ATGAGTCAGAAAAAAGTGGATTTGGAAACATATAAGGATGAGTACCGGTATTCTAAGTATATCAACCGGTTTACCAGGGGGATTTTCTTTTTACTGGGAGACTCTGTCTCTTTGCTGCTTGCCTCCATTATTGCTTTTCTAACCCTTTCACCATTTAGCGGGGCAGAGAGGCCATTTCCTATCTTACATACTTCCATTATTACTGCATCAATCATTGTTGGTTTGACAGCCTTTCGTATGTATAAGGCCACCTGGAGATATGTCAGCTTGAGAGATCTGGTACGAATTATTTGTGGGATAACAATTGGTGGACTTGGTTCTCTAGGTATTGCCTCTGCATTTTTTACAATAGGTAACTTTGAGATTGCTTTTACAGTTCTTGTAGCGATAACAGCAATTCTGTTTATCGGAGGTTTTCGAATCAGCAAAAGGATGTATTTTGAACTGGTTGATTCGCCTAAAAAAGAAACGAAGTACACGGTCATTTTTGGAGGAAAAAGTGAGGGAGAACAGATACTGCGTGATATTATAAAAAATGAGCAATGGAATTTTTCTGTTCACGCAATTTTTGATGATAGGGTAATGTCAGGTCTGTCTCTTCACGGTGTTAAGATTTTAGGGGGCAAAGATGAAATGATTGAGTATATCAAGAAGAATCCGGTGGAGCAGCTGATTGTCGCATTTCCTGAGTATCCAAAGAAGAATTTAAAAGGAATTATCGATCAAATAAAAGAATTTAAGCCGGATCTTATTATCAAGATTTTACCTTCTTTTCACTCACTGACGGATGATCCTGTGGGTTTCGAACATATTCGGGATATCAGCATTGAAGACGTCCTTGGCAGGGAGCCGGTAAAGATTGATATGGATACTATTAAAGCCAGTATTGACGGTAAGACAGTCATGGTTACTGGTGGCGGGGGATCTATTGGCAGTGAACTGGTACGGCAATGTGCCAATTTGAGGCCTTCCATGTTAATTGCCCTGGATGTTGATGAAACAGAGCTGTTTCATATAGAGAATGAATTTAAGGGGAGGGAAACAGAAGTCATTCCCTGTGTAGCCAGTGTAGCAGATTACCAAAAAATGAATCAGCTACTAGCAAGATACAAACCACAGGTTATCTTTCATGCCGCTGCTTATAAGCATGTACCTATGATGGAAAGTTTTCCTGAGGAAGCCATCAAAGTTAACGTGGGAGGAACTCAAACCATAGCTTCCCTAGCCTGTAAGCATCAAGTAGAAAAGTTTATTATGGTTTCCACTGATAAAGCTGTTAACCCAACCAATGTTATGGGTGCAACTAAGCGTGTAGCTGAGGAAATTTGCATGGCCTATAATGAGAACTTTACAACAAAATTCGTGTCGGTACGCTTCGGCAATGTGTTGGGTTCCAGGGGGTCGGTAGTTCCACTCTTCATTGAACAGATTAAAAGAGGCGGACCCATTACAGTTACTGATCCTGAGATGAAACGCTATTTTATGACCATTCCGGAAGCAGTATTGCTGGTCATGCAAGCCGGATCTATGGGATCCGGAGGGGAGGTATTTGTTCTGGATATGGGAGAACCGGTCAAGATTATGGATATGGCAAAAGATCTTATTCGCTTACATAATTTGGAACCGGATAAAGATATTGAAATTGAAATTAGCGGATTGCGGCCAGGGGAAAAGCTTTATGAGGAACTTCTAAATGCGGAAGAAGGAGTCATGGATACAGAGCATAAAGAAATTTTTAAAGCAATATGTAGCAGACAATTTACTCACGAAGAACTTGAGGAGAAAATTGATGAAATATTTGATTTGTTTATAGAGGAGGGTAATGAAAATTCAATCAGAAGACTATTAAAATCAATTGTTCCTACCTATTCTTATAAAGATGTTCGGAAGACTAATGGAAAAATAACTGGAAGCAAACAGATCTTGGTTGACTAA
- a CDS encoding PQQ-dependent sugar dehydrogenase: MDKDGKFLLRLIIYIAVAGAFLIYGFSIGRYEVFPFKLLKSLTESKEEVLKKSDNFIYTAMQRLHVNKMYLPEDQTSGGSMTTVGTNVLIVNRVGELIAFDFENFEKIDVAVPDIYLGLDLLKADGWLDREDFEHTKVRVKGTYAEMKGEDEIKLFVSHHFYNGECFRSKLSQISLYKSGNKIVTQNNWEEIYNSIPCLYPDDDIIKTDTGHNRWVFGGHISGGKIIRYDDNHLLLSEGDHFYDGYDKEAYAQDEDKSYGKFILINTKTYELSNFAIGSRNAQGIYKDANGTLWSTEHGPAGGDELNIIREDQNYGWPEVTYGIHYSNEAWPLSDNQGRHNQFTKPIYSWVGSIAPSELIRIEGEKFRLWKGDLLVTSLKDRSIHRLRPDSDNSRIVYDEVIELGHRIRNIVQLHDESLLLRTDDNYLVHIDDAGPIFEEFNMDTFLKNNEIARGFTKLKNSAENNDVTDNSKAALIFERSCSMCHSLGGSSMIGPSLNYLANRQVGSLEDFNYSNTLKSSNEVWDEKLLKQYLNSPQNTFSGTSMERVKLSNREIELLTKFLMEN, translated from the coding sequence ATGGATAAAGACGGCAAGTTTTTGTTGCGCCTCATCATATACATTGCAGTTGCCGGGGCGTTTTTGATTTATGGTTTCAGCATTGGCAGGTATGAAGTATTCCCGTTTAAACTTTTAAAGAGTTTGACTGAGAGCAAGGAAGAGGTTTTGAAGAAGTCGGATAATTTTATTTATACCGCCATGCAAAGGCTACATGTAAATAAAATGTATCTGCCGGAGGATCAGACTAGTGGTGGGAGCATGACAACCGTGGGGACTAATGTTCTAATAGTGAATCGTGTTGGGGAACTAATCGCATTTGATTTTGAGAATTTCGAAAAGATTGACGTTGCAGTTCCTGACATTTACCTGGGCCTAGACCTGCTTAAAGCAGATGGCTGGTTGGATAGGGAGGATTTCGAGCATACTAAAGTCAGGGTAAAAGGAACCTATGCCGAAATGAAAGGTGAAGATGAAATCAAGCTTTTTGTTTCCCATCACTTTTATAACGGGGAGTGTTTTAGATCCAAATTAAGTCAAATTTCCCTCTATAAATCAGGTAATAAAATTGTAACCCAAAATAACTGGGAAGAAATTTACAATTCTATACCTTGCTTGTATCCGGATGATGATATCATAAAGACAGACACTGGTCATAACAGATGGGTTTTTGGTGGGCATATATCCGGGGGAAAGATCATTCGTTACGATGACAATCATTTGTTACTCTCGGAAGGGGATCATTTTTATGATGGATATGATAAAGAAGCCTATGCCCAGGACGAAGACAAATCGTACGGCAAGTTTATTCTCATAAATACAAAAACTTATGAACTTAGTAATTTTGCTATAGGTTCACGAAATGCTCAGGGAATATACAAAGATGCTAATGGCACCCTTTGGTCAACAGAGCATGGGCCTGCAGGAGGAGATGAATTAAATATCATTCGGGAAGATCAGAACTATGGATGGCCCGAAGTGACATATGGAATACACTATAGTAATGAGGCCTGGCCTTTGTCTGACAACCAGGGGAGGCATAATCAATTTACAAAACCTATATATTCTTGGGTTGGATCTATTGCACCCTCTGAACTGATTCGAATTGAAGGAGAGAAGTTCCGATTATGGAAAGGAGATCTTTTAGTTACCTCTCTTAAAGACAGGAGTATACATAGACTAAGACCGGATTCCGATAATTCCCGGATTGTCTATGACGAAGTAATTGAATTAGGTCATCGAATAAGAAATATCGTTCAATTGCATGATGAATCTCTACTTCTACGAACGGATGACAATTATTTAGTACACATAGATGATGCTGGTCCAATCTTTGAAGAGTTCAATATGGATACATTTCTTAAGAATAATGAGATTGCTCGTGGATTTACTAAGCTTAAAAATAGCGCCGAAAATAACGATGTCACCGATAATAGCAAGGCTGCCTTGATATTTGAAAGATCCTGCTCAATGTGCCATTCATTGGGAGGTAGCTCTATGATTGGGCCAAGTTTGAATTATTTAGCCAATCGCCAAGTTGGGTCACTTGAAGATTTTAATTATTCAAACACCCTTAAAAGTAGTAATGAGGTATGGGATGAAAAGTTACTTAAACAATATCTCAATTCTCCACAAAATACCTTTTCCGGTACAAGCATGGAAAGAGTTAAACTATCGAATAGGGAAATTGAATTGTTGACAAAATTCTTGATGGAAAATTAA
- a CDS encoding NAD-dependent epimerase, whose product MKNILATGVAGFIGFHLTKRLVKEGYRVIGLDNINDYYSTDLKYDRLTQLGIKKGSIIEDKPVPSKTHENLQFIKTDLENKAVIDDLFADNGFDVVINLAAQAGVRYSLEDPYRYIDSNITGFLNLLEAARHHPVEHFIYASSSSVYGANTSMPFATSDNVDHPMSLYAASKKSNELMAHTYSNLFDIPTTGLRFFTVYGPWGRPDMALFLFTEAMLNDEPIKVFNHGNMERDFTYIDDIVEGIKRLIPKPPTPNPDWTGDDPDPATSFAPYRIFNIGNSSPVHLMDFIHEIENQLGMEAEKNMMPMQPGDVPKTWADVEDLFEYIDFRPQIKVKEGIRNFVEWYKEYYKSEVQS is encoded by the coding sequence ATGAAAAATATTCTCGCAACAGGTGTAGCCGGATTTATAGGTTTTCATCTCACTAAGCGTCTGGTTAAAGAAGGTTATAGGGTGATTGGTCTTGATAATATTAATGACTATTACTCCACCGATCTTAAGTATGACCGGTTGACTCAACTGGGAATTAAGAAAGGGAGTATAATTGAAGATAAACCCGTACCAAGTAAAACTCATGAGAATCTGCAATTCATTAAAACAGATCTAGAGAATAAGGCGGTAATTGACGATTTATTTGCCGATAACGGATTTGATGTGGTAATCAACCTTGCCGCCCAAGCCGGTGTTCGTTACAGCCTGGAGGATCCCTATCGATATATTGATAGCAATATTACCGGATTTCTAAATTTGCTGGAAGCCGCCAGGCATCATCCGGTCGAGCATTTTATTTACGCTTCCTCCAGCTCGGTCTACGGCGCCAATACCAGCATGCCTTTTGCTACGAGTGACAACGTAGACCATCCCATGAGCCTGTATGCCGCAAGTAAGAAGTCTAACGAGCTGATGGCCCATACCTATTCGAACCTGTTTGATATCCCCACTACCGGGTTACGATTCTTCACGGTTTACGGTCCATGGGGACGTCCGGATATGGCACTGTTTTTATTTACGGAAGCCATGCTGAACGATGAGCCTATCAAGGTATTCAATCATGGGAATATGGAGCGCGACTTTACCTATATCGATGACATCGTGGAAGGTATCAAGCGGTTGATACCTAAGCCACCTACCCCAAATCCTGACTGGACAGGGGATGATCCTGATCCCGCAACCAGTTTTGCCCCTTACCGTATATTCAATATCGGCAATAGCAGTCCGGTACACCTGATGGACTTTATTCATGAAATTGAGAATCAGCTTGGCATGGAAGCCGAAAAGAACATGATGCCCATGCAGCCCGGGGACGTACCCAAGACCTGGGCGGATGTGGAAGACTTGTTTGAATACATTGACTTTAGGCCACAGATAAAAGTCAAAGAGGGTATCCGTAATTTTGTTGAGTGGTATAAGGAGTATTATAAGTCTGAAGTACAGTCTTAA
- a CDS encoding MraY family glycosyltransferase, with protein sequence MNIEFLMRVVPAVFTSVIICFISIPVIIKIAELKKLMDEPDKKRKIHKEVVPTLGGIGIFAAFMISFSIWGSAASLESYPFFVAGLFILLLVGIRDDILTISPNKKLLIQLLAAAEIVIGGGVVLTDFGGILGIYQVPWYLGAGITILAFVSLINAINLIDGIDGLAGGIGIVVSSILGIWFWYTGFVALSVLAFSLSGALIGFLIYNVHPAKIFMGDTGSMAVGFILAYLVIQFLVANSTVVSSGWYIENAHIFAISLLIIPIVDTLRVFTLRVASGKSPFVADRNHTHHQLLDVGMSPEVASFSLWMGNFALIAAGFFLNGIDANILLFLILLGGFGILPLTKFLFASYLKYNRKLAYYSYLRSQAGSQSDYESLKEEMKKLIFLNKSKKENIQDKVGEAESS encoded by the coding sequence ATGAATATAGAATTTTTAATGAGAGTGGTTCCGGCAGTTTTTACTTCTGTCATTATTTGTTTCATTTCAATTCCGGTCATTATTAAGATCGCCGAACTTAAAAAGTTGATGGATGAACCGGACAAGAAACGAAAGATCCATAAAGAGGTTGTTCCCACGCTTGGTGGAATAGGCATTTTCGCTGCTTTTATGATTTCATTCTCCATCTGGGGCAGTGCTGCTTCGCTGGAATCGTATCCTTTCTTTGTAGCCGGCTTATTTATACTGTTGTTGGTAGGTATAAGAGATGATATACTCACCATTTCTCCTAATAAAAAGCTTTTAATTCAATTGCTAGCCGCTGCGGAAATTGTGATTGGCGGTGGAGTTGTGCTCACTGATTTTGGAGGAATACTAGGCATTTATCAGGTTCCCTGGTATCTCGGAGCTGGCATCACCATTTTAGCTTTTGTGTCTTTAATTAATGCCATAAATCTCATTGACGGTATAGATGGGCTTGCGGGGGGCATTGGTATTGTGGTTTCCAGCATTCTCGGAATTTGGTTTTGGTATACCGGATTTGTAGCCCTGTCAGTACTGGCATTCTCTCTTTCCGGGGCGTTGATCGGATTTTTGATTTATAATGTGCACCCGGCCAAAATATTTATGGGGGATACGGGTTCCATGGCGGTAGGTTTCATACTGGCTTATTTAGTAATACAATTTTTGGTAGCTAACAGTACGGTTGTCAGTTCAGGCTGGTATATTGAAAATGCTCATATCTTTGCCATTTCTCTTTTGATCATTCCAATAGTAGATACCCTAAGGGTGTTTACTCTAAGAGTAGCGTCAGGGAAAAGTCCTTTTGTGGCTGACCGTAACCACACACATCACCAACTGTTGGATGTCGGTATGTCCCCGGAGGTAGCTTCTTTTAGCCTTTGGATGGGCAACTTTGCTTTAATTGCCGCCGGGTTCTTTTTGAATGGTATAGATGCGAATATTCTATTATTCCTCATCCTGTTAGGCGGATTTGGTATTTTACCGCTCACAAAGTTTCTATTCGCATCCTACCTGAAATACAATCGCAAACTGGCTTACTATTCATACCTTCGATCACAAGCCGGTTCTCAGTCAGACTATGAATCGCTTAAAGAGGAGATGAAAAAGCTGATTTTTTTGAATAAGTCTAAAAAAGAGAACATTCAGGACAAAGTGGGAGAGGCGGAATCATCGTAA
- the aepY gene encoding phosphonopyruvate decarboxylase, with amino-acid sequence MISNKLFFQALKSNDVNFFTGVPDSLLKNFCACLTDNTENSQHLITANEGAAVALAAGYHLATGSLPFVYLQNSGLGNTINPLLSLADREVYSIPMLLMIGWRGEPGVSDEPQHKKQGRVQNSILRAIEIPFYQLNSETDNIEDFVTNATKEAKKINGPVVIVVSKNTFEPYSLQPGTSSGYSLSREDAIEYVLDKLSSDDIIVSTTGKPSREVYEYREAKGQGHQNDFLTVGSMGHCSQIALGIAMHTEQNVFCLDGDGSVIMHMGSLGIIGENAPANFKHIVLNNGAHDSVGGQPTVGFNISIPTIAEGAGYLTTFTATTKDDLDKDFERFLEIGGPALFEIRVKKGARNNLGRPNRTPVENKKELMKLLSTE; translated from the coding sequence ATGATCAGTAACAAGCTTTTTTTTCAGGCGCTGAAGAGTAACGATGTAAATTTCTTTACCGGAGTACCTGATTCGTTGTTAAAAAATTTCTGTGCATGCCTAACCGATAATACAGAAAATAGCCAGCACCTGATAACAGCAAATGAAGGTGCTGCTGTAGCCTTGGCAGCTGGCTACCATTTGGCAACCGGGAGTTTGCCTTTTGTGTACCTGCAAAATTCAGGTTTGGGCAATACAATCAATCCACTGCTATCATTGGCGGACCGGGAAGTGTACAGCATTCCCATGTTATTGATGATCGGTTGGCGGGGAGAACCGGGCGTATCCGATGAGCCTCAGCACAAAAAGCAAGGCAGGGTTCAGAATTCAATATTAAGGGCTATAGAAATTCCTTTCTATCAGCTAAACTCTGAAACGGATAATATTGAAGATTTTGTCACAAACGCAACAAAAGAGGCTAAAAAAATCAATGGACCTGTGGTGATAGTGGTTAGCAAAAATACTTTTGAGCCTTATAGTCTGCAGCCTGGTACTTCTTCCGGTTATTCTCTTAGTAGGGAAGATGCAATTGAATATGTATTAGACAAGCTTAGTTCTGATGACATCATTGTTTCAACCACTGGAAAACCTTCAAGAGAAGTATATGAATACCGGGAAGCAAAAGGGCAGGGCCACCAAAATGACTTTCTAACAGTTGGATCAATGGGTCACTGTTCACAAATTGCTTTAGGAATAGCAATGCACACCGAACAGAATGTTTTTTGTTTGGATGGTGACGGTTCTGTTATCATGCATATGGGGTCTTTGGGTATTATTGGTGAAAACGCACCTGCCAATTTCAAGCATATCGTGCTGAATAATGGAGCTCATGATTCGGTGGGCGGGCAACCAACGGTTGGATTTAACATATCAATCCCGACAATAGCTGAAGGAGCAGGATATCTTACCACCTTCACAGCAACCACAAAGGACGATTTGGATAAAGATTTTGAACGGTTTTTAGAAATCGGCGGGCCAGCCCTATTTGAAATAAGAGTCAAAAAGGGGGCAAGGAATAACCTGGGAAGACCTAATAGAACACCTGTAGAGAATAAGAAGGAATTGATGAAGCTTTTAAGCACCGAATGA
- a CDS encoding DegT/DnrJ/EryC1/StrS family aminotransferase, translating into MTKPRIYLSSPHMGGEELNYIHDAFEKNWIAPLGDNVNGFEEDLQRYTGREHAAVVTSGTAAVHLALMLCGVETGDEVICQSFTFAATANPIRYQGATPVFIDSEPETWNMDPELLEAAIDDRMKNWKKPKAIVVVHLYGMPAKIERILEIGEKYDIPVIEDAAEALGSSIDGRRCGTFGKLSVLSFNGNKIITTSGGGALLSDDEKLIKKARFLATQARDDAPHYQHSELGYNYRMSNIVAGIGRGQMKVLEERVEARRANHYFYFEELNGEWLECGIQNSEFRIQNSSKSGIYFLKEPENYKSNRWLTTVLVNPKETGGVTREDIRQALEEQNIESRPLWKPMHLQPLYEDAPHYGNGVSDALFEYGLCLPSGSNMTDYDRERVVSAIKKILNR; encoded by the coding sequence ATGACAAAACCCCGCATCTACCTCTCCTCACCCCACATGGGCGGTGAGGAACTTAACTATATCCATGACGCCTTCGAGAAAAATTGGATTGCCCCCTTGGGAGACAATGTGAATGGCTTTGAAGAGGACCTACAACGTTATACAGGACGTGAGCATGCGGCGGTGGTAACTTCCGGTACGGCAGCTGTCCACCTGGCACTGATGCTATGCGGCGTGGAGACGGGGGATGAGGTGATCTGCCAGTCTTTTACTTTTGCGGCGACGGCCAATCCGATTCGCTACCAGGGAGCCACTCCTGTATTTATTGATTCGGAACCGGAGACCTGGAATATGGATCCGGAGTTGTTGGAAGCAGCAATTGATGATCGTATGAAAAATTGGAAAAAGCCGAAGGCGATTGTGGTAGTGCATTTGTATGGCATGCCGGCGAAAATAGAGCGGATTCTGGAGATCGGAGAGAAGTATGATATCCCGGTGATCGAGGATGCAGCGGAGGCATTGGGTTCTTCTATTGATGGTCGAAGGTGCGGTACCTTTGGGAAACTATCTGTCTTGTCTTTCAATGGAAACAAAATTATTACTACTTCTGGAGGCGGAGCGCTTTTAAGTGATGATGAAAAGCTTATCAAAAAGGCCCGCTTTCTGGCTACCCAGGCGCGTGATGATGCTCCGCATTACCAGCATTCTGAGTTGGGCTACAATTACCGCATGAGCAATATCGTAGCCGGGATCGGACGTGGACAGATGAAGGTGCTGGAAGAGAGGGTAGAGGCGAGGAGGGCGAATCATTATTTTTATTTTGAGGAATTGAATGGGGAATGGTTAGAATGCGGAATTCAGAATTCAGAATTCCGCATTCAGAATTCTTCTAAATCTGGAATTTATTTTTTGAAGGAGCCTGAGAATTATAAAAGCAATAGATGGCTCACTACTGTCCTTGTCAATCCTAAGGAGACAGGAGGTGTAACAAGAGAGGATATCCGACAGGCTCTAGAGGAGCAAAATATCGAATCGAGACCGTTATGGAAGCCCATGCACCTGCAACCCCTATATGAAGATGCGCCACATTATGGAAATGGGGTGTCGGATGCCCTTTTTGAATACGGGCTCTGCCTACCATCAGGAAGTAACATGACGGATTATGATAGAGAGCGGGTTGTTTCAGCTATAAAAAAAATATTGAATCGTTGA
- a CDS encoding phosphonoacetaldehyde reductase, giving the protein MQNEFIGAGTIEEAGRIVESISPQKVFLVSGKRSFELSGAAGVFKKLLGGLDYYRHSEFSENPKFDDLVRGAELIKKYQPDLIIAVGGGSVIDTAKIISVLPTDRHDAEQIIRGETSVSHKIAPLLAIPTTSGSGSEATHFAVAYLDSEKYSVASDRLFPDYVILDPELTYSMSAYQTAVSGIDALCQGIESYWAKRANDESRAYASEAIQLILRSLVKAVNDPNPAVRSNITKGANLAGKAINIAKTTAPHAISYAFTTFYGIPHGHAVALTLGEFFLINTKRAFDKTDNGLMQAMKDLFELMQCNSAEACRDTFQKVMENIGLETKLNKLTSNTVNPSIIVKHINEERLGNHPISLSKKDIHRIITAIL; this is encoded by the coding sequence ATGCAAAATGAATTCATTGGAGCTGGCACCATTGAGGAGGCTGGCAGGATCGTCGAGAGCATTTCTCCGCAAAAAGTTTTCCTGGTAAGCGGGAAAAGATCGTTTGAACTTTCAGGTGCCGCAGGGGTATTTAAAAAGCTATTGGGCGGATTAGACTACTACAGGCATAGTGAATTTAGTGAAAACCCAAAGTTTGATGATTTGGTCCGGGGGGCTGAGTTAATAAAAAAGTATCAGCCCGATCTTATTATAGCCGTCGGAGGCGGAAGCGTTATAGACACGGCAAAAATTATTTCTGTCTTACCAACTGACCGGCATGACGCTGAACAAATAATTAGGGGAGAGACAAGCGTAAGTCATAAAATAGCTCCATTACTTGCAATTCCAACCACTTCAGGTTCGGGGAGTGAAGCGACACATTTTGCCGTAGCATATTTGGATAGTGAAAAATATTCTGTTGCAAGTGACCGGTTATTCCCTGACTATGTAATTCTGGACCCCGAACTGACTTATTCGATGTCAGCATATCAAACGGCTGTTTCAGGAATAGATGCGTTATGTCAGGGAATAGAGTCTTATTGGGCAAAAAGAGCTAACGATGAGAGCAGGGCTTATGCCTCCGAAGCAATTCAATTAATTTTAAGAAGCCTTGTAAAAGCTGTCAATGATCCCAATCCGGCGGTACGTTCTAACATAACTAAGGGAGCGAACCTAGCAGGAAAAGCAATTAATATTGCTAAAACTACGGCCCCGCATGCAATTTCGTATGCCTTCACCACTTTTTACGGAATCCCGCACGGTCATGCTGTAGCATTGACACTGGGAGAGTTTTTCTTGATAAATACCAAACGTGCTTTTGATAAAACCGATAACGGTTTAATGCAAGCTATGAAAGACCTGTTTGAGCTTATGCAATGCAACAGTGCGGAAGCTTGTCGGGATACATTTCAAAAGGTTATGGAGAACATAGGTCTGGAAACGAAATTAAATAAGCTTACTTCAAACACAGTTAATCCTTCAATAATTGTTAAGCATATAAATGAAGAACGTCTTGGTAATCACCCTATCTCATTGTCAAAAAAAGATATTCACAGGATTATAACTGCTATTTTATGA